The genomic stretch TCCGTTGCAGGAACTCCGGTTGATAGGACATCGGTTTTGGAGCGCGGTCAAAACGGCGGATCAGCTCTTCGGTATGGGCGTCATCGCCTTTGATCCAGACCAAAAGGCACTGTTGGGAAAGCGCAGTCAGCACAGGATCCTTGGGATCATCCGCATCTACCCATTCGCAGATCGACCCGCCGGTGTCGCAGATGAAATTGGGGTAGCCATACAGCCGGGTCGCGCGGTCGGCAAAATACTGGGTGTCCAGCAGGGCGTTGATTTCGGCCTTGCGGAACTGATCCTGACGACGCCGATATTCAGCCATAGCCAAGCCGCCCTTGGCAGGGTCGCCGGGTTTGCCCAGATAGGAGGAAACCGGGTTCAGGTTCTCAAAGGTGATATTGGAGCCAATGTAGATCGAGTCTGACAGCAGCAGGTCCCGCAGAAATGGGTTTTTCATCGCTTCGGACTTGGCATTGTCGGCGATAAATTCGCCCATGTAGCGGGTGCCGATACGGTAATCTATCGAGTAGTGAAACCAGCTGCCTGCATTGCGCAGGATATTGCTGATATAGGTCTTGCCAAGCCCGGACATCCCAAAGAACAAAATGCGTTTTTGCGGCGCGGCGCGCCAGTCTTGTGCACTCTTATATAGCATTGACCCGTCTTTCCTATTGTCGTCCGGCCTTGCTAGTCGGCTCTGGCGGCTTGGTCAATTCTGCTGTGACGCCGCAGCCCTCAGGAGGGACGGGGTTTGGGGAGGCGGATCCGCCCCGCCGCTTCAAGGATGTTGAGGTAATTGGCCACAAAGATCAGCCCGGCGCCGACAAATGTCCAAACCACCACGGCCTCGCCGTAGATCACCATGGCCAGCACGGCGATCACTGGCAGGCGGGCAAAGTCAAAGGGCACCACCACCGTAGCCGGTGCGATCGACAGCGCATTGGTAAAGCAGAAGTGGGCCGCCAGACCAGCCATCCCAATGAGCAGGACCAAGGGCAGGATTTCGAGGCTGGGCAGGGTGATGTCCCCATCCCATCCCGCCATGACCAGCCCCATGACCAACTGCATGGAGGTGAGCCAAAACAGGATCGATGCAATGCCTTCATTGCGGGTCAGACGTTTGGTGAAAATAACCGTCAGTGCAAAAAAGATTGCACAGCTGGCGGCGGCAACCACCCCAGCGTTGAGCGTTTCAGGAGAGGGGCGCGCAACAATCAGGATGCCCATGAACCCGAGCATAACCGAAAGACCGCGGATCAGCGTCAACCGCTCCCCCAGCAGCAGCGGGGAGAGCACCACGACCCAAAGCGGTGAGGTGAACTCCAACGCAAAAACCTGGGCCAGGGGGATCAGCGTGACCGCAAAGAACCACAGGTTCTGACCGGTGAAATGGGCCAGGTTTCGCACCAGATGGCTGCTCAGCCGGTCCGTCTTGACGCTGCCCCAGTTGCCTTTCACCGTGATCAACACGGCCACGATGATCACCCCAACCAAGCTGCGATAGCTCATGATTTCAAAGGTATCGAGCGTCTGACCCGCTTCGC from Phaeobacter sp. G2 encodes the following:
- a CDS encoding ATPase, whose translation is MLYKSAQDWRAAPQKRILFFGMSGLGKTYISNILRNAGSWFHYSIDYRIGTRYMGEFIADNAKSEAMKNPFLRDLLLSDSIYIGSNITFENLNPVSSYLGKPGDPAKGGLAMAEYRRRQDQFRKAEINALLDTQYFADRATRLYGYPNFICDTGGSICEWVDADDPKDPVLTALSQQCLLVWIKGDDAHTEELIRRFDRAPKPMSYQPEFLQRTWEDYLNQMGLSEGDVDPDAFIRWTYAQALAHRQPRYAAMAKNWGVTVTADQISAIKTEADFNELIAQTLEP
- a CDS encoding DMT family transporter, whose translation is MTAEIKILPAALWMLGAIGSFSAMAIAGREAGQTLDTFEIMSYRSLVGVIIVAVLITVKGNWGSVKTDRLSSHLVRNLAHFTGQNLWFFAVTLIPLAQVFALEFTSPLWVVVLSPLLLGERLTLIRGLSVMLGFMGILIVARPSPETLNAGVVAAASCAIFFALTVIFTKRLTRNEGIASILFWLTSMQLVMGLVMAGWDGDITLPSLEILPLVLLIGMAGLAAHFCFTNALSIAPATVVVPFDFARLPVIAVLAMVIYGEAVVVWTFVGAGLIFVANYLNILEAAGRIRLPKPRPS